The proteins below come from a single Drosophila busckii strain San Diego stock center, stock number 13000-0081.31 chromosome X, ASM1175060v1, whole genome shotgun sequence genomic window:
- the LOC108606832 gene encoding dihydrofolate reductase, whose product MLKYNLIVAVCEDFGIGFKGELPWQLKSELKYFSRTTKLIRNPAKRNAVIMGRKTFFGVPASKRPLAERLNIVLSTTLSAEDLPKDVLLCRSLDKAMQTLEAAEWRKTIENVWIVGGSRVYEEALASPRCHRLYLTKIQERFKCDTFFPNIPEDFCEIPIDDETPKGKQEENGIKYEYKILEKILK is encoded by the coding sequence atgCTAAAGTACAATCTAATTGTTGCCGTTTGCGAAGACTTTGGCATAGGATTCAAGGGGGAACTGCCCTGGCAGCTCAAATCCGAGCTCAAGTACTTTAGCCGCACCACTAAGCTCATCCGAAATCCCGCTAAACGCAATGCGGTTATTATGGGCCGAAAAACCTTCTTTGGGGTGCCAGCCAGTAAGCGTCCATTGGCTGAGCGACTGAACATTGTGCTTAGCACAACGCTCAGTGCTGAGGATTTGCCTAAGGATGTGCTGCTTTGTCGTAGCCTGGACAAAGCGATGCAAACGTTAGAGGCTGCAGAATGGCGTAAGACAATTGAAAACGTTTGGATTGTGGGCGGCAGTAGAGTCTATGAGGAGGCCTTGGCCTCGCCTCGCTGTCATCGTTTGTACTTAACCAAAATACAGGAGCGCTTCAAGTGCGATACGTTCTTCCCGAATATACCTGAAGACTTTTGTGAAATACCAATAGACGATGAAACCCCAAAGGGTAAACAAGAAGAGAATGGCATTAAATACGAGTATAAGATATTggaaaaaatattgaaataa